Proteins encoded in a region of the Mycolicibacterium duvalii genome:
- a CDS encoding SDR family NAD(P)-dependent oxidoreductase, which yields MTFAGKHALVTGAGSGIGAALCRALDAAGAHVVCTDVDETAAGRTAAALSERARAAPLDVTDAAAVQAAVDDVVARAGRIDLIFNNAGIVWGGDTELLTLDQWNAIIDINLRGVVHGVAAAYPQMLRQGHGHIVNTASMAGLTAAGQVTSYVATKHAVVGLSLALRSEAVPRGVGVLVVCPAAVETPILDKGALGGFVGRDYFLQAQGGRPYDADRLARDTLRAIERNKAVLVKPAVAHAQWWFARLAPGLMNRMSMRFVAGQRSRQSRDTPSSAADAG from the coding sequence GTGACCTTCGCCGGTAAGCACGCGCTGGTCACCGGCGCCGGGTCGGGTATCGGCGCGGCGCTGTGCCGCGCGCTGGACGCCGCAGGCGCGCACGTCGTGTGCACCGACGTCGACGAGACCGCGGCCGGAAGGACCGCGGCGGCCTTGAGCGAGCGGGCCCGCGCGGCGCCTCTCGACGTCACCGACGCCGCGGCGGTGCAGGCCGCCGTTGACGACGTCGTGGCCCGGGCCGGACGCATCGATCTGATCTTCAACAACGCCGGGATCGTGTGGGGCGGGGACACCGAGCTGCTCACCCTCGACCAGTGGAACGCGATCATCGACATCAACCTGCGCGGTGTCGTGCACGGCGTCGCGGCGGCCTACCCGCAGATGCTGCGCCAGGGCCACGGCCACATCGTCAACACGGCGTCGATGGCCGGGCTGACCGCGGCCGGGCAGGTCACCAGCTACGTGGCCACCAAGCACGCCGTGGTGGGGCTGTCACTGGCGCTGCGCTCCGAAGCCGTCCCCCGCGGGGTCGGGGTGCTGGTGGTGTGTCCCGCCGCCGTCGAGACACCGATCTTGGACAAGGGCGCGCTGGGCGGCTTCGTCGGCCGCGACTACTTCCTGCAGGCCCAGGGCGGTAGGCCCTACGACGCCGACCGCCTGGCCCGCGACACCCTGCGCGCGATCGAGCGTAACAAGGCCGTTCTGGTCAAACCCGCTGTGGCACATGCTCAATGGTGGTTCGCGCGGCTGGCTCCCGGCCTGATGAACCGGATGTCGATGCGCTTCGTCGCCGGGCAGCGATCCCGGCAGAGCCGCGACACACCGTCATCGGCCGCCGACGCCGGATAG